In a genomic window of Acidobacteriota bacterium:
- the lepB gene encoding signal peptidase I, with amino-acid sequence MARRFAGVLDAVEAILIALVFATFAKTFVVQAFKIPSGSMEQNLLVGDHILVNKFIYGPSPTALERKLLPVRPLERGDVTVFKFPQDPSRDFIKRCVALPGDRVELVDKRLFVNETEVDESRYTLFTDPRVYPASRFLPESRRFRDNYGPYLVPAAGYFCLGDNRDNSNDSRVWESVPQGFVRGRAFMIYWSLEPAEMVGIEESSVFGRIWERIRWDRSFRVVR; translated from the coding sequence GTGGCGCGGCGTTTCGCAGGCGTTCTCGATGCGGTCGAAGCGATTCTGATCGCGTTGGTCTTCGCCACCTTCGCCAAGACCTTCGTCGTCCAGGCGTTCAAGATCCCGTCCGGCTCGATGGAGCAGAATCTCCTGGTCGGAGATCACATCCTGGTCAACAAGTTCATCTACGGACCGAGCCCGACCGCCCTCGAGCGCAAGCTCCTGCCGGTGAGGCCGCTGGAGCGCGGCGACGTCACCGTGTTCAAGTTCCCGCAGGACCCGAGTCGCGACTTCATCAAGCGCTGCGTCGCCCTTCCGGGGGACCGCGTCGAGCTGGTCGATAAGCGTTTGTTCGTCAACGAGACCGAGGTCGACGAGTCGCGCTACACCCTGTTCACCGATCCCAGGGTCTACCCGGCGTCACGGTTTCTCCCGGAGAGCCGTCGCTTCCGCGACAACTACGGCCCCTATTTGGTACCCGCCGCGGGCTATTTCTGCCTCGGCGACAATCGCGACAACTCCAACGACTCGCGAGTTTGGGAGTCCGTACCGCAGGGATTCGTGCGTGGCCGGGCTTTCATGATCTACTGGTCTTTGGAACCGGCAGAAATGGTCGGAATCGAGGAATCTTCCGTCTTCGGCCGGATCTGGGAGAGGATCCGCTGGGATCGTAGCTTCCGTGTCGTGCGATAA
- the lepB gene encoding signal peptidase I, protein MAKNRSFLGLFREYSEAILIAAIFLRFANTFVVQTFYIPSGSMEETLLIGDHLFVNRFLYGPTATGVENSLFPQRPIERGDIVVFRSPEDKKTDVVKRCVGIPGDRIEVVRKQLWINGEPVDDSSYTSHRDGRMRPIRDFMKPLVVPDGEYFCMGDNRDFSYDSRYWGTLPAHLVKGRAVVVYWSYGGEPPPQSWPGLRGKLAQLGRTAVGFFSRTRWERTFHLIR, encoded by the coding sequence ATGGCGAAGAACCGCTCGTTTCTCGGCCTGTTTCGGGAGTACTCCGAGGCGATCTTGATCGCCGCCATCTTCCTGCGCTTCGCCAACACCTTCGTGGTGCAGACTTTCTACATTCCCAGCGGCTCGATGGAAGAAACGCTGCTGATCGGGGACCACCTGTTCGTCAACCGCTTTCTCTACGGCCCCACCGCCACCGGCGTCGAGAACAGCCTGTTCCCGCAGCGCCCGATCGAGCGCGGCGACATCGTCGTCTTCCGCTCTCCGGAAGACAAGAAGACCGATGTGGTCAAGCGCTGCGTGGGGATTCCCGGCGATCGCATCGAGGTGGTGCGCAAGCAGCTCTGGATCAACGGCGAACCGGTCGACGATTCCTCCTACACGAGCCATCGCGACGGTCGCATGCGGCCGATCCGAGACTTCATGAAGCCACTCGTCGTGCCCGATGGCGAGTACTTCTGCATGGGGGACAACCGCGACTTCTCCTACGACTCGCGCTACTGGGGAACCTTGCCGGCACACCTGGTGAAGGGCCGAGCGGTGGTCGTCTACTGGTCCTACGGAGGCGAGCCGCCCCCCCAGAGCTGGCCCGGCCTCCGGGGCAAGCTCGCTCAACTCGGTCGCACCGCGGTCGGCTTCTTCAGTCGGACCCGATGGGAGCGCACCTTTCACCTCATCCGGTAG